In Clostridium thermosuccinogenes, the genomic stretch ATCGACGCATAGGCATGAAAGGATTGTCCAAGCCGCATGGGAACAGCATCCTGCAGCTGTGTACGTCCTATTTTTACTATGTGTCTAAACTCCACAGCCTTGCTTTTTAAAGCCTCGCACAGCCTTTCCAGCTGGGCAATCGTTTCGGGCAGCATTGACAGCACGGTAAGCTTACCGGCCGTCGGAAACACATCATTGGTGGATTGGGACATGTTTACATGGTCATTGGGATGTACCAGTGAATAATCCCCTTTTTCTCCCCCCAGTATTTCAATGGCCCGGTTGGCAATCACCTCATTGGCATTCATGTTGGTGGAGGTTCCTGCGCCGCCCTGAATCGGGTCTACAATGAACTGATCATGCCATCGGCCGGCAATTATTTCATCACAAGCATCGATAATCGCCCTTGCAACGGGTTTGTCCATAAGCCCTGCATCTCTGTTGGTAATTGCAGCAGCCTTTTTAATTTGCGCCAGGCTGACGATAAATGTATCATTTATAGTTCTTCCTGTGATAGGGAAGTTTTGCTTCGCCCTGAGACTCTGGACGCCATAATAGGCATCGAAAGGCACTTCCAGACTACCGATGGAATCACTTTCTACTCTGGTTCTCATGTCCTATTCCTCACTATTATTTGATGATAATCTCCATAAATGAAAATAGCACACGAAAATTTCTATATAAATAGGAAAGGTCAAATGAGAAATAAAATTTAAAAACCAAAGCCTCACGCTTAAAAAAAGAAAGAATTCCGCCGGTTTTCTTAAAAAAATAAAGTGTTTTTCAAATACGGGGGTTTCTTAACAGTGCTCTTGGCATATTGGACAAGCCTGAAATCAAGTACAGTACAGCAAAACGCTATCAGCCCGTCATTGCCATACCGGGAACTTTAATTACTGCAGCCCTCTTCAATCCCGGATGGTAGCCGGCTGGGCTTTTTCAGGCATGATTGGTGTTCTATCCTTTCACCAGAAGCTTTGCAGCTTTTTTGCCAAATCATCGGCCTTCTTAATCCTCAAACCATGGCACCAGTGCTCCGGGAACAAGTCTCTGTAGTTTCTGTGAGAGAATCTTTCGTCAATTAAAAGAACCATGCCCCTGTCCTTTTCCGAACGGATGACCCGGCCGGCAGCCTGAAGCACTTTGTTCATTCCCGGAAACATATAGGCGTACTCATAGCCCATGGAATTTTGAGCCTGAAAATAATCCATGATGATATCCTGCTCGGTACTGATCTGGGGAAGTCCAACACCCACAATTACGGCACCAATAAGCCTGTCTCCCTTCAAGTCAACACCTTCCGAAAAAATGCCGCCCAAAACGGCAAAACCAATCAAGGTCTTTTCTCCGCCCGGTTTAAACTCCGCCAGAAAAGTTTCCCGCTCTTCCTCCGACATTGAGCTATTCTGGACAAGAGTGGCAACATCGGGGCATCGTGCCGCAAACCTGGTATAAACTTCGTTCAGATATTTGTATGAAGGGAAATATACGATATAATTCCCCGGCTTTTGTTCCACTGCCGACTTTATCATTTCAACAATCCTATCATAACTGCTCTCCCGGTTTTTGAATTTGGTCGATATGCTGTCGGCAATCAAAAGGCAAAGATTGTCCCGTATGAAGGGAGATGGCAGAATCATTGAATAGTCGTCGCTGCCCCCTCCCAGAATATACTGGAAATAACTTATCGGAGTAAGGGTGGCAGAGAAAAAAACCGCAGCTTTTCCCCGCTTTGCCGACTCCCTTAACAGATGGGACGGATCCACGCAGAACAGCTTTACCTTTACTTCGCTTTTTTTAGTTTCTATTAAGGTAACATACCTCTCGTCATAAAACTCAGAAATCCTGATGAAAGCTATGGAATCGAAATAAAGCTCCAGCATCTGCTCAAATCCTTCCGAGCCATGATTCTTTGAAAGCCAATCCTCCGATTCCTTAATGAGTTCCTTTAGCAGCTTGTATAAGTCTTTTAACTCCTCCTGTTTCACAAGAAATCCCTGCTCGCCGCACTCTTTACGCAAGCTGATCATGTATTTATTAATGTCCGACAGCAGCTTTGCTACTTTTGACTGCCTTGATTTCATAATCTTTTTCAATTCCAGGAAGGAAGACTTATAAAGCTCAGCCGAAAACATTTCCCTTGCTCTGTCCACCAGATTGTGAGCCTCATCTATTAGAAAAGCATAGTCCCCTTTATTGTTCAAAAAGAACCTTCGCAAATAAACCCTGGGGTCAAACACATAATTATAATCGCATATAACGCAGTCAGCCCAGAGGGTCAGGTCCAGGGCATATTCAAAAGGGCATATTCTGTGCTTCTCCGAATACTCTTCAATCTTTTCCCTGGTCAGCTCCTCTTCCCGGCTCAATATATCAAATATGGCATCATTCACCCTGTCAAAATGGCCCCTTGCATATTGGCACTGCTCCGGATTGCAGCCGGCTCCTTTACTGAAACATATCTTATCTTTGGCTGTGAGGGTTATGGTCCGAAATTTAAGCCCCCGGCTCCTCATCCTTGAAAATGCCTCTTCAGCCACCTGACGAGTGATGGTCTTTGCAGTAAGATAGAATATTTTTGAGATATGCTCTTCGCCCATAGCCTTAACCGCAGGAAACAGGGTGGAAATGGTTTTTCCGATGCCTGTAGGAGCCTGCGCAAAAAGCTTTTTGCCTTCCTCAATCGTCTTGTATGCGGCAACTGCCAGCTCCCTCTGTCCCTTCCTATAGGAGTCAAAGGGAAATGCCAGTTCCCTGACCGAAGTGTCCCTTTC encodes the following:
- a CDS encoding ATP-dependent DNA helicase — encoded protein: MENNEIRISIRNLVEFVLRSGDLDSRFVGTNRMLEGTKAHQKIQREGGAAYNAEVCLSYGVEFDGFAIILEGRADGIITEEDGIVIDEIKTTTRPLETIDEDYNLLHWAQAKCYAYIYAVLNNIESLNVQLTYCRIDTEERKSIRRAFSIEELKDFFYDLVGKYAVWARLTRDWSRERDTSVRELAFPFDSYRKGQRELAVAAYKTIEEGKKLFAQAPTGIGKTISTLFPAVKAMGEEHISKIFYLTAKTITRQVAEEAFSRMRSRGLKFRTITLTAKDKICFSKGAGCNPEQCQYARGHFDRVNDAIFDILSREEELTREKIEEYSEKHRICPFEYALDLTLWADCVICDYNYVFDPRVYLRRFFLNNKGDYAFLIDEAHNLVDRAREMFSAELYKSSFLELKKIMKSRQSKVAKLLSDINKYMISLRKECGEQGFLVKQEELKDLYKLLKELIKESEDWLSKNHGSEGFEQMLELYFDSIAFIRISEFYDERYVTLIETKKSEVKVKLFCVDPSHLLRESAKRGKAAVFFSATLTPISYFQYILGGGSDDYSMILPSPFIRDNLCLLIADSISTKFKNRESSYDRIVEMIKSAVEQKPGNYIVYFPSYKYLNEVYTRFAARCPDVATLVQNSSMSEEERETFLAEFKPGGEKTLIGFAVLGGIFSEGVDLKGDRLIGAVIVGVGLPQISTEQDIIMDYFQAQNSMGYEYAYMFPGMNKVLQAAGRVIRSEKDRGMVLLIDERFSHRNYRDLFPEHWCHGLRIKKADDLAKKLQSFW